In Schistocerca serialis cubense isolate TAMUIC-IGC-003099 chromosome 3, iqSchSeri2.2, whole genome shotgun sequence, the following proteins share a genomic window:
- the LOC126471098 gene encoding hsp90 co-chaperone Cdc37-like, with protein sequence MVDYSKWKDIEISDFEDDTHINIDTSSLFRWRYQARIERMEDVDAIGKPGFVRTVINTAPKPKREVLSEEEQGKRLKEQFEKYEKFIKISEMLCFLKDHPEHVSEHTANYLVTWCIRLEMEEKHDLIEMIQARATMKRKTALAEAEEEERKARLASGGFNILKILETLSRQLEKCFEGQDVRLLQQINLNVPEQEAQYHMKRCIGSGFVGSRYKKKESTEREITASDDH encoded by the exons ATGGTGGACTACAGTAAATggaaagacattgaaatatctgacTTTGAGGATGATACACATATTAATATTGACACGTCATCGTTATTCCGATGGAGATATCAGGCACGAATAGAACGCATGGAAGA CGTTGATGCCATAGGTAAACCAGGATTCGTCAGAACCGTAATAAACACAGCTCCAAAACCAAAACGAGAAGTTTTGTCTGAAGAGGAACAAGGAAAACGTTTGAAAGAACAATTTGAGAAATATGAAAAGTTCATAAAGATTTCTGAAATGCTGTGTTTCCTGAAGGACCATCCAGAACATGTAAGTGAACATACAGCAAATTATTTGGTTACTTGGTGCATTCGTTTGGAGATGGAGGAGAAACATGACCTAAT AGAAATGATTCAGGCAAGAGCAACTATGAAACGGAAGACCGCTCTGGCTGAAGCCGAAGAAGAGGAACGTAAAGCAAGACTTGCCTCAGGAGGATTTAATATACTGAAAATATTAGAAACCCTCTCAAGACAATTGGAAAAGTGTTTTGAAGGTCAAGATGTAAGACTACTTCAACAAATAAATCTGAACGTGCCTGAACAAGAAGCACAGTACCACATGAAACGCTGCATAGGTTCTGGATTTGTGGGTTccagatacaaaaaaaaagaatctaCAGAAAGAGAAATTACAGCTTCTGATGACCATTAA